One window of the Methylovirgula sp. HY1 genome contains the following:
- the scpB gene encoding SMC-Scp complex subunit ScpB: MQSRIEDTEMADSAQALVGEAIRIAEAMLFAAAEPLDETAIARRMPDGVLVAEVLTQLKADYAGRGVNLIRVGKKWLFRTAADLGWLLSRDEVQPRKLSRAALETLAIVAYHQPVTRAEIEDIRGVAISKGTMDVLIETGWVRLRGRRRTPGRPVTYGTTEAFLLHFGLEAIGDLPGLEELKGAGLFDGRLPQSFAVPLPSDDPALAEDEDPLEGDPQEEFVGRLEGEVEEGEAEGNALDEAEEAARENITESSDDLDDDERF, from the coding sequence ATGCAGAGCCGTATCGAGGACACGGAGATGGCCGATTCGGCCCAAGCCTTGGTCGGCGAGGCGATACGTATTGCCGAGGCCATGCTGTTTGCCGCGGCCGAGCCTCTGGACGAAACGGCGATTGCACGGCGAATGCCCGACGGTGTTTTGGTCGCCGAGGTGCTGACGCAGCTCAAGGCCGACTATGCCGGGCGCGGCGTCAATCTCATCCGTGTCGGCAAGAAGTGGTTGTTTCGGACCGCCGCCGATCTCGGCTGGCTGCTGTCGCGCGATGAAGTGCAACCGAGGAAACTGTCGCGCGCGGCGCTCGAGACCTTGGCGATCGTCGCCTATCATCAACCGGTCACACGGGCCGAGATCGAAGACATCCGCGGCGTCGCCATTTCTAAGGGGACGATGGACGTGCTCATCGAAACCGGCTGGGTGCGGCTGCGCGGTCGGCGCCGGACGCCGGGTCGACCGGTGACTTATGGCACGACCGAGGCCTTTCTTCTGCATTTCGGGCTCGAGGCGATCGGCGATCTGCCTGGTCTGGAAGAGCTGAAAGGGGCAGGGCTTTTCGACGGCCGTCTACCGCAGAGCTTTGCCGTGCCGCTGCCTTCCGACGATCCGGCATTGGCCGAGGACGAAGATCCGTTGGAAGGCGACCCGCAAGAGGAGTTTGTCGGTCGTCTGGAAGGCGAAGTGGAAGAGGGCGAGGCAGAAGGCAACGCGCTGGACGAGGCAGAGGAAGCGGCGCGTGAAAACATCACCGAGTCTTCCGACGATCTCGACGATGACGAAAGATTCTGA
- a CDS encoding ScpA family protein yields MPFDLGPESESQTAFLVDVDGFEGPLDLLLELARRQKVDLHKISVLALAEQYLAFIEAARSLRLELAADYLVMAAWLAYLKSRLLLPQAEKDEEPPAEDLAAALAFRLQRLEAIRAAAEALVNRPRLGREMFLRGRPEGVDVSSTLLWQASLYDLLSAYARQREKHALSRVRFKPRFVWSLAEARAALQRFAGEVIDWSVLDTYLVTYCTSPETRRTVRASALSAALEMVRQGEISLRQDRAFAPLWIKRRVRDAAVEMAG; encoded by the coding sequence TTGCCATTTGATTTAGGGCCAGAAAGCGAGAGCCAAACGGCATTTCTCGTCGATGTCGACGGTTTTGAAGGCCCGCTCGATCTGCTTCTCGAGCTCGCCCGCCGCCAGAAGGTGGATCTCCACAAGATTTCCGTCCTTGCCCTGGCCGAGCAATATCTGGCCTTCATCGAGGCGGCGCGCAGCCTGCGTTTGGAGCTTGCCGCCGACTATTTGGTCATGGCCGCATGGCTGGCCTATCTGAAATCCCGTCTGTTGCTGCCGCAAGCGGAAAAGGACGAAGAGCCGCCAGCCGAGGATCTCGCGGCGGCACTCGCCTTTCGTTTGCAGCGTCTCGAAGCGATTCGGGCCGCCGCCGAGGCGCTCGTCAACCGGCCACGGCTCGGCCGCGAGATGTTTTTGCGCGGCCGGCCTGAAGGCGTGGACGTCAGCAGCACATTGCTGTGGCAGGCGAGTCTTTACGACCTCCTATCCGCCTATGCGCGGCAGCGGGAGAAACATGCGCTGTCGCGCGTCCGTTTCAAGCCCCGCTTCGTCTGGTCGCTCGCCGAGGCGCGCGCGGCGTTGCAGAGATTTGCTGGCGAGGTGATCGATTGGAGTGTTCTCGATACTTACCTCGTAACCTATTGCACGAGTCCCGAAACACGCCGTACGGTGCGCGCCTCGGCACTTTCCGCGGCGCTGGAAATGGTGCGGCAAGGCGAGATCAGCCTGCGTCAGGACAGGGCCTTTGCGCCGCTCTGGATCAAGCGGCGGGTGCGCGATGCCGCGGTCGAGATGGCAGGGTGA
- the nagZ gene encoding beta-N-acetylhexosaminidase — protein sequence MRAFVCGCQGLTLADDERAFLRESAPFGVILFKRNVETPAQLRALIEAICDSLGRAETAVLVDQEGGRVQRLGPPHWRAYPAAAGFQALDLPLAAKERLVRLSARLMARDLRQVGINVNCVPVLDVPVAGSHDVIGDRAYGRDPQTVARLGRAAALGQLDEGVLPIFKHVPGHGRAAVDSHHALPVVTASLPDLVASDFAPFAANADLPAAMSAHVIYTALDPAAPATLSEQVIETIIRKRIGFGGLLFSDDLSMQALSGGLGARAAAAFSAGIDIALHCNGNLEEARAVAEAAPVLAGASLARAERASTCRAAAAQAAPTGFDPVDAWAEIAAALAISV from the coding sequence ATGCGCGCTTTCGTCTGTGGATGCCAAGGCCTGACCCTGGCTGATGACGAGCGCGCCTTCCTCCGCGAGAGCGCGCCTTTCGGCGTGATTTTGTTCAAGCGAAATGTCGAAACGCCAGCGCAGCTGCGGGCGTTGATCGAAGCAATTTGTGACAGTCTGGGCCGCGCCGAAACCGCGGTGCTCGTCGATCAGGAAGGCGGCAGGGTCCAGCGGCTCGGACCGCCGCATTGGCGCGCCTATCCGGCGGCGGCGGGGTTTCAGGCATTGGATCTGCCGCTTGCCGCGAAGGAGCGGCTGGTCCGGTTGTCGGCGCGGCTGATGGCGCGGGATCTGCGCCAGGTCGGCATCAATGTGAATTGCGTTCCGGTTCTCGACGTGCCGGTGGCAGGCAGCCATGACGTCATCGGCGATCGGGCCTATGGGCGCGACCCTCAGACGGTGGCAAGGCTCGGCCGCGCCGCAGCGCTCGGGCAGCTCGATGAAGGCGTTCTCCCCATCTTCAAACATGTGCCGGGACATGGCCGGGCGGCGGTCGACAGCCATCATGCTCTGCCCGTCGTCACGGCCTCCTTGCCGGATTTGGTCGCCAGCGATTTTGCTCCCTTCGCCGCCAATGCGGATTTGCCGGCCGCGATGAGCGCGCATGTGATCTATACGGCGCTCGATCCCGCCGCGCCGGCAACGCTTTCCGAGCAGGTGATCGAGACGATCATCCGCAAAAGGATCGGCTTCGGCGGCCTGCTTTTCAGCGATGACCTTTCGATGCAGGCGCTTTCCGGCGGCCTCGGCGCTCGGGCCGCCGCTGCTTTTTCCGCCGGCATCGACATTGCCCTCCATTGCAATGGCAATCTCGAAGAGGCGCGGGCGGTGGCCGAAGCCGCACCGGTCTTGGCTGGTGCGAGCCTAGCGCGTGCCGAGCGGGCGAGCACCTGCCGCGCTGCCGCTGCGCAGGCTGCGCCCACGGGTTTTGATCCTGTGGACGCTTGGGCCGAGATCGCCGCTGCGCTTGCGATTAGCGTTTGA
- a CDS encoding SPOR domain-containing protein, with translation MSEPVARQRPMIDLDEFERRLRRPAASPPPRNEDPLAELARLVGDERDPYHGMFQEEAFQEEMFQERRFQEKPLQQNYEQNSSARVRVAAGERFAGDRAAPNMSARVPPSGLAHGLAPRAEPDADDWGLRAAEPKHGSGRGNGLPPAPRNAGQSRGQALGGNFAAIEAGLRGSIQPEFRSVSQNYEPAFQQSYQQHYDPHWEEELAPEEDDGDWLDQAQTVGSRHVGLAPERSRSRRLLYMTAAIILVGMGGIGATFAIKRSPVSPAQIAMIKASTIPTKIQAQTPPATAGAKIIQDASVLDKTPQPMPVGLVNRTEQPVDLAQAEAGATKGAGQHSAASVPVPLPPSEAGSGGQAATPSWQQGRPGGTQVADAAPGQAFGLGSVIQPTKVKTVAVRPDGTIVSGDAPEAVPPVPGSADQPPVGAANGNDAAPKNVERAPPSGAKAAEREALVADRTGSNAVADTPVKPKTSERAKPVRVADISRNGRDTAASEAHAGDFSVQLGAPATEAEARHAIGQLAHRYAGALGGRPLKWHRAKVNGKSVYRIRVGGLSKPAAVTLCESLKAKGGSCFIAKD, from the coding sequence ATGAGTGAGCCCGTCGCCAGGCAACGCCCGATGATTGATCTTGACGAGTTTGAACGCCGATTGCGTCGGCCTGCGGCATCGCCGCCGCCGCGCAATGAAGATCCGTTGGCCGAACTCGCCCGTCTCGTCGGCGACGAGAGAGATCCATACCACGGCATGTTCCAAGAAGAGGCTTTCCAGGAAGAGATGTTCCAGGAAAGAAGGTTCCAAGAAAAGCCGCTGCAACAAAATTACGAGCAAAACTCCAGTGCTCGGGTCCGAGTGGCGGCAGGGGAAAGATTTGCCGGCGACCGCGCCGCGCCGAACATGTCTGCCCGCGTTCCTCCATCCGGTCTCGCACACGGTCTTGCGCCTAGGGCTGAGCCGGATGCGGATGATTGGGGGTTAAGAGCCGCCGAACCCAAGCATGGGTCGGGACGTGGGAACGGTTTGCCGCCAGCACCGCGTAACGCCGGCCAAAGCCGTGGGCAAGCCCTCGGCGGCAATTTTGCCGCGATCGAAGCCGGTTTGCGCGGCTCTATCCAGCCAGAGTTTCGAAGTGTGAGCCAGAACTACGAGCCGGCGTTTCAGCAGTCCTACCAGCAGCATTACGACCCGCATTGGGAGGAAGAGCTGGCGCCTGAAGAAGATGATGGCGACTGGCTCGACCAGGCGCAGACGGTGGGATCTCGGCACGTCGGCCTTGCGCCGGAGCGGTCGCGGTCGCGGCGCCTGCTCTATATGACGGCGGCGATCATTCTTGTTGGCATGGGTGGGATTGGGGCGACTTTTGCGATCAAGCGCAGCCCAGTCAGCCCGGCGCAGATCGCGATGATCAAGGCCTCCACCATTCCGACAAAGATCCAGGCGCAAACGCCGCCCGCCACTGCCGGCGCCAAGATCATCCAGGACGCTTCGGTCCTCGACAAAACCCCGCAGCCGATGCCGGTCGGGCTGGTCAATCGGACCGAGCAGCCGGTCGATTTAGCGCAGGCAGAGGCGGGTGCCACCAAAGGCGCAGGACAGCACTCTGCTGCTTCTGTACCCGTGCCACTGCCGCCGTCAGAGGCCGGTTCAGGCGGCCAGGCCGCGACGCCGAGCTGGCAGCAGGGGCGCCCCGGCGGGACGCAAGTGGCTGACGCGGCACCTGGCCAGGCTTTTGGTCTCGGAAGCGTGATTCAGCCGACGAAGGTCAAGACGGTCGCGGTGCGTCCAGATGGGACGATCGTCTCCGGCGATGCGCCGGAAGCGGTGCCGCCGGTGCCCGGCTCCGCGGATCAGCCGCCCGTCGGTGCGGCCAATGGCAACGACGCAGCGCCCAAGAACGTTGAACGCGCGCCTCCGTCAGGGGCAAAGGCAGCCGAGCGGGAGGCTTTGGTCGCCGACCGGACGGGATCCAATGCGGTTGCCGATACTCCGGTCAAGCCGAAGACGAGCGAGCGTGCCAAGCCGGTCAGAGTCGCTGATATTTCAAGAAACGGCAGGGATACGGCCGCCTCGGAGGCTCACGCGGGCGATTTCTCAGTCCAGCTCGGGGCGCCGGCGACGGAAGCGGAGGCACGACATGCCATCGGTCAGCTCGCGCATCGCTATGCCGGCGCACTCGGCGGCCGGCCGTTGAAATGGCATCGCGCCAAGGTCAATGGGAAATCGGTCTATCGGATACGTGTTGGCGGTCTTTCCAAGCCGGCCGCGGTGACGCTCTGCGAGTCGCTCAAGGCCAAAGGTGGCAGTTGCTTCATCGCCAAGGACTGA
- the argS gene encoding arginine--tRNA ligase: protein MNIYAEFHARVAALLGCFVEAGRLPEGLDLGRFVVEPPRDPGHGDLAVNAAMVYAKEAKAGFGNPRQLATELAAALGEDADIAQAEVAGPGFLNIRLKPAVFGAILNSALREGARFGAGLDKAETEKINIEYVSANPTGPMHVGHGRGAVFGDALANLLAYAGYRVTREYYINDAGAQVDVLARSAHLRYREALGETIGAIPDGLYPGDYLKPVGAALAAEFGDSLLGRPESEWIDVVRAAAIGGMMEMIRADLAILGIRHDVFFSERTLTTSGTGDEVAAAIGELRAKQFVYEGRLAPPKGQVIEDWEDRPQTLFKSTDFGDDVDRPLMKSDGSYTYFASDIAYHKTKIDRGFKVLIDVWGADHGGYVKRMQAAVAALSGGSAVLDVKLCQLVKLMRGGEPVKMSKRAGDFVTLRDVVDEVGVDAVRFMMLFRKNDAPLEFDLARVIEQSKDNPVFYVQYAHARGKSVIRQAVATISEIDLSIDALIAADFSLLTDEGEIGLIRLVGQYPRVIEAAAAAHEPHRVAFYLHELASFLHSHWTRGKDQPQLRFVNEDSRDLTVARLALVSAVTSVLAAGLRVLGVNAPDEMR, encoded by the coding sequence ATGAATATTTATGCCGAATTTCATGCCCGGGTTGCGGCGCTTCTGGGCTGCTTCGTGGAGGCCGGAAGGCTGCCCGAGGGCCTAGATCTCGGCCGTTTCGTCGTCGAGCCGCCGCGCGATCCCGGGCATGGCGATCTGGCCGTTAACGCGGCCATGGTCTATGCGAAAGAGGCCAAGGCCGGCTTCGGCAATCCGCGCCAGCTCGCCACCGAACTCGCCGCGGCGCTTGGCGAAGATGCAGACATCGCGCAGGCCGAAGTTGCCGGCCCCGGCTTTCTGAATATCCGTTTGAAGCCTGCGGTTTTCGGCGCGATCTTGAACTCGGCCTTGCGCGAAGGCGCGCGTTTTGGCGCCGGTCTCGACAAAGCCGAGACCGAAAAAATCAACATCGAATATGTGTCCGCCAATCCGACCGGACCGATGCATGTCGGCCATGGCCGCGGCGCCGTCTTCGGCGATGCGCTCGCCAATCTCTTGGCCTATGCGGGCTATCGGGTGACGCGCGAATATTACATCAATGATGCCGGCGCTCAGGTCGATGTGCTCGCGCGCTCAGCCCATTTGCGCTACCGCGAAGCGCTTGGCGAAACGATCGGCGCTATTCCGGATGGGCTCTATCCCGGCGATTATCTAAAGCCGGTCGGCGCGGCGCTCGCCGCGGAATTTGGCGATTCGCTCCTCGGCCGGCCGGAAAGCGAATGGATCGATGTCGTCCGTGCCGCCGCCATCGGCGGCATGATGGAGATGATCCGCGCCGATCTCGCAATCCTCGGCATCCGGCATGATGTCTTCTTTTCCGAGCGGACCCTGACGACGAGTGGGACGGGCGATGAAGTCGCTGCGGCGATTGGTGAGTTGCGCGCCAAGCAGTTCGTCTACGAAGGCCGTTTGGCGCCGCCGAAAGGGCAAGTCATCGAGGATTGGGAAGATCGTCCGCAGACCCTCTTCAAATCCACCGATTTTGGCGACGATGTCGATCGTCCGCTGATGAAATCCGATGGCAGCTACACTTATTTCGCGTCCGACATCGCCTATCACAAAACCAAGATTGATCGCGGCTTCAAGGTCTTGATCGATGTATGGGGGGCCGATCACGGCGGCTATGTCAAACGCATGCAGGCGGCCGTCGCGGCGCTGTCGGGCGGCAGCGCGGTGCTGGACGTCAAACTCTGTCAGCTCGTCAAACTGATGCGCGGCGGCGAGCCGGTAAAAATGTCGAAACGCGCCGGCGATTTCGTGACCTTGCGCGATGTGGTCGACGAGGTTGGTGTCGACGCGGTGCGCTTCATGATGCTGTTTCGCAAGAATGACGCGCCGCTCGAATTCGATCTCGCGCGCGTCATCGAACAGTCGAAAGATAATCCCGTCTTTTATGTCCAATATGCTCATGCGCGCGGAAAATCTGTTATTCGCCAAGCAGTTGCGACAATTTCCGAAATTGATTTATCAATTGACGCGCTGATCGCGGCCGATTTTTCTTTGCTGACCGACGAGGGCGAGATCGGCCTTATCCGGCTGGTGGGCCAATATCCGCGTGTAATCGAGGCTGCCGCCGCGGCACATGAACCGCATCGTGTCGCATTTTATCTGCATGAGCTTGCCTCTTTTCTGCATTCTCATTGGACGCGCGGCAAAGATCAGCCACAATTACGCTTTGTTAATGAAGATAGTAGAGATTTAACCGTCGCTCGGCTTGCCTTGGTGAGCGCTGTGACTTCCGTTTTGGCGGCAGGACTGCGTGTCCTCGGCGTCAACGCTCCGGATGAAATGCGCTGA
- a CDS encoding deoxyguanosinetriphosphate triphosphohydrolase: MSSHDRQNVAFPPRRAPYAADPAQSRGRRFAEPGSPTRTDFQRDRDRIIHSTAFRRLAHKTQVFVPHEGDHYRTRLTHSMEVGQIARAIARVLGLDDDLAEALALAHDLGHTPFGHTGEDVLDDLMRPYGGFDHNAQALRIVTKLERRYADFDGLNLAWETLEGLVKHNGPLIAADGLPIPRYAERGLPIALLEYDAEHDLELGSFASAEAQAAALADDIAYNAHDIDDGLRAGLFDFSEVAEVDFLRDLGSEIEELHPNLERPRLIHELVRRVITHFIEDAIAESQRRLAKTGVQSAAEVRAQPAPVIAFTQATESVDKLVKSFLFQNMYRHPHITRVRLLAADVVSALFAAFFENPEWMPADWAQAAALIPSADETRRARLVCDYIAGMTDRYALAEHTRLFDVTPDLR; encoded by the coding sequence TTGTCATCCCATGATCGGCAGAATGTCGCTTTCCCGCCACGACGGGCCCCCTACGCCGCCGATCCGGCGCAAAGCCGCGGCCGGCGTTTTGCCGAGCCTGGCTCGCCGACAAGGACCGATTTCCAGCGTGACCGTGACCGTATCATACATAGCACGGCTTTCCGCCGCCTCGCGCATAAGACGCAGGTCTTCGTTCCGCATGAAGGCGATCATTACCGCACCCGCCTGACCCATTCCATGGAGGTCGGGCAGATCGCTCGGGCCATCGCCCGGGTCCTCGGCCTCGATGACGATCTCGCCGAAGCGCTGGCGCTCGCGCACGACCTCGGGCATACGCCGTTTGGCCATACTGGCGAGGACGTGCTCGACGATCTGATGCGGCCTTATGGCGGTTTTGACCACAATGCTCAGGCGCTCCGCATCGTCACCAAGCTGGAACGGCGTTACGCCGATTTCGATGGGCTCAATCTGGCCTGGGAGACCCTCGAAGGCCTGGTGAAGCATAATGGCCCGCTCATCGCGGCTGACGGCCTGCCGATCCCCCGTTACGCCGAACGCGGTCTGCCCATTGCCTTGCTCGAATATGACGCCGAACATGATCTGGAACTCGGCAGCTTCGCCAGCGCCGAGGCCCAAGCGGCAGCGCTCGCCGACGACATCGCCTATAACGCGCATGACATAGACGATGGATTGCGCGCCGGTCTCTTCGATTTTTCCGAAGTCGCGGAAGTGGATTTCTTGCGTGATCTCGGCAGCGAGATCGAAGAGCTGCACCCGAACCTCGAGCGACCGCGGCTCATTCATGAGTTGGTCCGCCGGGTCATCACCCATTTCATCGAGGATGCGATCGCGGAGAGTCAGCGCCGACTGGCGAAGACGGGCGTGCAGAGCGCTGCCGAGGTGCGGGCGCAGCCGGCACCGGTGATCGCCTTCACCCAGGCGACCGAAAGCGTCGACAAACTCGTCAAGAGCTTTCTGTTTCAAAACATGTACCGGCATCCGCACATCACCCGCGTTCGATTGCTCGCGGCCGATGTCGTCAGCGCGCTCTTCGCCGCCTTTTTTGAAAATCCGGAATGGATGCCGGCGGACTGGGCACAGGCGGCCGCGCTGATTCCATCCGCAGATGAGACGCGGCGTGCCCGCTTGGTCTGCGACTATATTGCCGGCATGACCGATCGCTATGCTTTGGCCGAACACACGCGGCTTTTTGACGTGACGCCGGATTTACGTTAG
- the erpA gene encoding iron-sulfur cluster insertion protein ErpA has product MTETVLDAPVELTMNAAQRVAEILKTEPTGSVLRVAVDGGGCSGFQYTYNITQDRSDEDLVLEREGATVVIDQISLDFLRGCQIDFIDDLMGRMFKISNPAATASCGCGSSFAV; this is encoded by the coding sequence ATGACCGAAACCGTACTCGACGCCCCGGTCGAGCTGACCATGAATGCCGCTCAGCGGGTTGCGGAAATCCTGAAGACCGAGCCTACCGGCTCCGTATTGCGCGTCGCCGTCGACGGCGGCGGCTGCTCCGGCTTTCAATATACCTATAACATTACCCAAGACCGTTCGGACGAGGATCTCGTCCTCGAGCGGGAAGGCGCGACCGTCGTGATCGATCAGATTTCGCTCGACTTCCTCCGCGGCTGCCAAATCGACTTCATCGACGATTTGATGGGCCGCATGTTCAAGATCAGCAATCCGGCGGCGACCGCTTCCTGCGGCTGCGGCTCGAGCTTTGCCGTCTGA
- a CDS encoding sugar kinase, with amino-acid sequence MQALFIGHTYIDVTLLTSAVPSGDEKTVADDYAVSFGGNAVTAAFACAKLGSIPDLITTVADDWLGRMFLEMAATYKIPIHPRRVKRSSLSFVLPNDGKRAIIRARDDHHLEPFPILDLAGCRALHLDGHQGDAALHYAKLCRERGILTSLDGGGLRGNIQELLGFIDVAIVAERLCEQMALSATDMLAYLQSKGCRIGGITQSERGMLWYDEKGSVSQMPALPVRAQNIIDTSGAGDVFHGAYIASYLAAPERGFATHFEFARAASAYKIQHLGNEAGLPTLADIDAIMRGIAPA; translated from the coding sequence TTGCAAGCGCTTTTCATCGGCCACACCTATATCGATGTGACTTTGCTCACGAGCGCGGTGCCGAGCGGCGATGAAAAGACAGTGGCGGACGATTATGCCGTGTCTTTTGGTGGCAATGCGGTCACGGCCGCTTTCGCCTGCGCCAAGCTCGGTTCCATTCCAGACCTCATCACCACCGTCGCCGATGACTGGCTCGGCCGCATGTTTCTCGAGATGGCGGCGACCTATAAAATCCCGATCCATCCGCGCCGGGTGAAGCGCTCGTCGCTCTCCTTCGTGCTGCCAAATGATGGGAAGCGGGCGATCATCCGCGCCCGCGACGATCACCATCTCGAGCCATTTCCGATTCTCGACCTCGCCGGCTGCCGCGCCCTGCATCTCGACGGGCACCAGGGCGACGCCGCGCTCCATTATGCCAAGCTCTGCCGCGAAAGAGGCATATTGACCTCGCTCGACGGCGGCGGCCTGCGCGGCAATATTCAAGAACTGCTCGGCTTCATCGACGTCGCCATCGTCGCCGAAAGGCTTTGTGAGCAGATGGCGCTTTCCGCCACGGACATGCTCGCCTATCTGCAATCGAAAGGCTGCCGCATCGGCGGCATCACCCAAAGCGAACGCGGCATGCTCTGGTATGATGAAAAGGGATCGGTTTCGCAGATGCCGGCGCTGCCGGTGCGAGCGCAAAACATCATCGACACGTCCGGTGCCGGCGATGTGTTCCACGGCGCCTATATCGCCTCCTATCTCGCAGCGCCGGAGCGTGGCTTTGCAACGCATTTCGAATTCGCCCGCGCCGCCTCGGCCTATAAGATCCAACATCTGGGCAATGAGGCCGGCCTGCCGACATTGGCTGATATAGATGCGATCATGCGCGGGATCGCGCCAGCGTGA
- a CDS encoding DUF6165 family protein produces the protein MSLMIETSAGELIDKITILEIKLENIRDPSKLANIAHEHKLLTATLRQEIPPSAALDALAAALKSVNAELWQIEDAIREQERAQSFGAEFVALARSVYRTNDRRAALKREINGLLRSDIVEEKSYAAY, from the coding sequence ATGTCACTTATGATCGAAACATCCGCTGGCGAATTGATCGACAAGATCACAATCCTTGAAATCAAGCTGGAAAATATTCGCGATCCGTCCAAGCTCGCAAATATCGCGCATGAACATAAGCTTCTGACCGCGACGCTGCGGCAGGAAATTCCGCCGAGCGCCGCGCTCGATGCGCTCGCCGCGGCGCTCAAATCGGTCAATGCCGAGCTATGGCAGATCGAGGATGCGATCCGCGAGCAAGAAAGAGCGCAGAGCTTTGGCGCAGAATTCGTGGCCCTCGCGCGATCGGTCTATCGGACGAATGATCGAAGGGCGGCTCTGAAGCGCGAGATCAATGGGCTATTGCGCAGCGACATCGTCGAAGAAAAGAGCTACGCGGCTTATTGA
- a CDS encoding NAD kinase, with product MKRIAFLSAGTPEAEAARIRLIHAYGNCDPALADVIVALGGDGLMLQTLHRFMDAQKPIYGMNRGSVGFLMNEYREDDLERRIEEAAPSIVHPLLMVATNIRGEVAEARAINEVSVLRQSYQAAKIKISIDGKERLAELVADGLLVATPAGSTAYNLSVDGPILPLDAPLMALTPISAFRPRRWRGALLPDTAHVTLEFLEPHKRPVAAVADHFEFKEVVKVEIAMDHATGLVILHDPGHSLDERILREQFGY from the coding sequence ATGAAACGCATCGCCTTTCTCTCCGCCGGCACGCCGGAAGCCGAGGCCGCGCGCATTCGCCTCATCCATGCTTACGGGAACTGCGATCCGGCCCTGGCCGACGTGATCGTCGCGCTCGGCGGCGATGGGCTCATGCTGCAGACTCTGCATCGCTTCATGGATGCGCAAAAGCCAATCTATGGGATGAATCGCGGCTCCGTCGGCTTTTTGATGAACGAATATCGCGAGGACGATCTCGAGCGGCGGATCGAAGAGGCCGCGCCCTCGATCGTTCATCCGCTGCTGATGGTCGCGACCAATATTCGCGGCGAAGTCGCCGAGGCGCGTGCCATCAACGAAGTCTCGGTATTGCGGCAGTCCTATCAAGCGGCAAAGATCAAGATTTCGATCGACGGTAAGGAACGACTCGCCGAACTCGTCGCCGATGGACTTCTTGTGGCGACACCGGCCGGGTCGACCGCCTACAATCTCTCTGTCGACGGACCGATTTTGCCGCTCGACGCGCCGCTCATGGCCTTGACCCCGATCTCAGCCTTCAGGCCGCGGCGCTGGCGCGGCGCATTGCTGCCGGACACCGCCCATGTGACGCTCGAATTTCTCGAGCCACACAAACGCCCGGTGGCGGCCGTTGCCGATCACTTCGAATTCAAAGAGGTCGTCAAGGTCGAGATTGCGATGGATCACGCCACCGGCCTCGTCATCTTGCACGATCCCGGCCATTCGCTCGACGAACGAATCTTGCGCGAACAATTCGGCTATTGA
- a CDS encoding NUDIX domain-containing protein, giving the protein MNKTIDILRREILSRGFGLLENITIRRRRFDAKPQEISREVYNVGDGVAILLYDPERGRVLLVRQFRLAAYLGTGRQTIVECCAGKIDGIDPAVRIIMEVREETGYAVKNPRFLFEAFMSPGVLTEKLFFFIAPYSPADKIDAGGGVDDDEDIEVIEPSFDEALAMIDSGEIIDVKTILLLQYAKLMGLIGANGQHG; this is encoded by the coding sequence ATGAACAAGACAATCGACATCCTGCGTCGCGAAATTCTGTCGCGCGGCTTTGGACTTTTGGAAAATATAACGATCCGCCGCCGCCGGTTTGATGCAAAGCCGCAGGAAATTTCTCGCGAAGTCTATAATGTCGGCGATGGCGTCGCCATCTTGCTTTATGATCCGGAACGCGGCCGCGTATTGCTCGTGCGGCAGTTCCGGCTCGCGGCCTATCTCGGCACCGGGCGGCAAACGATCGTCGAATGTTGCGCTGGAAAGATCGACGGAATCGACCCCGCCGTTCGCATCATCATGGAGGTGCGGGAGGAAACCGGCTATGCGGTGAAAAATCCCCGCTTTCTCTTCGAGGCTTTCATGAGCCCCGGCGTGCTCACCGAAAAGCTCTTCTTCTTCATCGCGCCCTATTCGCCGGCCGATAAGATCGATGCCGGAGGCGGCGTCGATGATGACGAAGACATAGAAGTGATCGAGCCAAGTTTCGACGAAGCGCTGGCAATGATCGACAGCGGCGAGATCATCGACGTCAAGACAATCCTTCTCTTGCAATATGCCAAGCTTATGGGGCTAATTGGGGCTAATGGGCAGCACGGCTAG